A genomic window from Macadamia integrifolia cultivar HAES 741 unplaced genomic scaffold, SCU_Mint_v3 scaffold449, whole genome shotgun sequence includes:
- the LOC122068670 gene encoding WRKY transcription factor SUSIBA2-like, with product MGIYSVMAETEENFGVDWRSLVSSPKGIFSALISEGFPSRSLPQILTGSDAAAAMVPADDEKAGDAPVSSDSKAEEGRVSTSMDGKIEVSGDWKPNPVRNGASIAERRAATCGFSAPRINTPRFRSISPLTSPGSRSPYLTIPPGLSPTSLLDSPIMLPNSQAQPSPTTGTFSLPLSNENPMSVPLTSGIDKEKGDEVDSSFMFKPDANPGGLSCLLGSENQVASSSNQAQNLEMTGVNRPIPAIQPNMNFECQNGFLKQAMTKSYSTDSPSDIEVSNSMTVNSNCVTTQTSNSNVASDQAPLQEEPLHGDDTGSQQILEGEQKGAYPSMGMGKPSEDGYNWRKYGQKQVKGSEYPRSYYKCTHPNCQVKKKVERSLDGQITEIIYKGAHNHPKPQPSRRSAVGSSFSLNELSDTGEGPGTCVKVEGGSIWKSISQGPKDHKVGSEWRADGLERTSSTSILTELSDPLSTVQGKHLGMIESADTPELSSTLVSHEDDDDDDIATQGSISVGDDGDDEESESKRRKKESCLIEANLASRAVREPRVVVQTDSEVDILDDGYRWRKYGQKVVKGNPNPRSYYKCTSAGCPVRKHVERASHDLKSVITTYEGKHNHEVPTARNSSHASPSSGNVSQAGPNAQTTLTLPVGTNFPKTEPQVQDLAPRFERKPEFTNEFLRPGYLGGFHGDIKLSASACYEMKLPPMSFGSFGLNASRNESNQVASIAQVVPEFPITMPMNMHRPGNLPLTSFGFNNHGRPIGPVQSYLGMRQPKETDTRFLRPKEEQKDDAVYDTCLPMSNLANTSTSVYRQMMGGFPL from the exons ATGGGAATATACTCTGTAATGGCAGAAACCGAAGAAAATTTTGGTGTTGACTGGAGATCGCTAGTTTCAAGCCCGAAAGGTATCTTCTCGGCTTTAATATCTGAAGGGTTCCCTTCGAGGTCTCTGCCTCAGATTCTCACTGGGTctgatgctgctgctgctatgGTCCCCGCCGATGATGAGAAAGCTGGAGATGCTCCCGTGAGTTCGGATTCGAAAGCTGAGGAAGGCAGAGTTTCGACTAGTATGGATGGTAAGATTGAGGTTTCTGGTGATTGGAAGCCTAACCCAGTTAGAAATGGGGCAAGTATTGCAGAGAGGAGGGCTGCGACTTGTGGCTTCAGTGCGCCGAGGATTAATACGCCTCGGTTTAGATCCATCAGCCCCTTGACATCACCTGGGTCTCGTTCGCCTTATCTCACCATACCACCTGGTCTTAGTCCGACATCGTTGCTTGATTCTCCCATCATGCTTCCTAATTCTCAG GCACAGCCATCTCCAACTACTGGAACTTTTTCATTGCCTCTGAGTAATGAAAATCCAATGTCTGTTCCATTGACTTCCGGTATTGATAAGGAAAAAGGTGATGAGGTTGATTCCTCGTTCATGTTCAAGCCTGATGCAAATCCTGGTGGTTTGTCATGTCTTCTTGGCTCAGAAAACCAG GTGGCTTCCTCCTCCAATCAAGCTCAGAATCTGGAAATGACTGGTGTGAACCGCCCAATTCCTGCTATACAGCCAAACATGAACTTTGAATGCCAAAATGGGTTTTTGAAACAAGCGATGACAAAGAGCTACAGTACTGATTCTCCTTCCGATATTGAAGTTTCTAATAGCATGACTGTGAATAGTAATTGTGTTACCACACAAACTAGCAATTCCAATGTTGCTAGTGATCAAGCTCCTCTACAGGAGGAACCTCTGCATGGAGATGATACTGGGTCACAGCAAATTCTGGAGGGGGAACAGAAAGGGGCATATCCTTCCATGGGAATGGGAAAGCCATCAGAAGATGGATATAATTGGAGAAAATATGGGCAGAAACAGGTGAAAGGTAGTGAGTACCCTCGGAGCTACTACAAATGTACACATCCAAATTGCCAGGTGAAGAAGAAGGTAGAACGTTCTCTTGATGGTCAGATAACAGAAATTATTTATAAGGGTGCTCATAATCACCCAAAACCTCAGCCTAGTCGTCGATCAGCAGTTGGATCGTCATTTTCACTCAACGAATTGTCAGACACTGGTGAGGGGCCTGGGACTTGTGTCAAAGTAGAAGGAGGTTCAATTTGGAAGAGTATTTCTCAGGGACCGAAGGATCATAAAGTTGGATCTGAATGGAGGGCTGATGGTTTAGAGAGAACGTCATCGACATCCATTTTAACTGAACTTTCTGATCCACTTTCAACTGTGCAAGGGAAACACCTAGGTATGATTGAATCTGCAGATACACCAGAGCTTTCATCCACACTTGTTAgtcatgaagatgatgatgacgatgatatAGCCACTCAAGGTAGTATATCAGttggtgatgatggtgatgatgaggaGTCTGAGTCGAAGAGAAG GAAGAAAGAGAGCTGTTTGATTGAAGCAAATTTGGCTTCTCGAGCTGTTCGGGAACCAAGAGTAGTAGTCCAAACAGACAGTGAAGTGGACATACTTGATGATGGATACCGCTGGCGCAAGTATGGGCAAAAAGTGGTTAAGGGAAATCCAAACCCTAG GAGCTACTACAAATGCACTAGTGCGGGATGCCCTGTGAGGAAGCATGTTGAAAGAGCCTCACATGACCTCAAATCTGTGATTACAACATATGAGGGAAAACACAACCATGAAGTACCCACCGCCAGAAACAGTAGTCATGCTAGCCCAAGTAGTGGAAATGTGTCACAAGCTGGTCCTAATGCTCAAACCACCCTAACATTACCAGTAGGCACCAATTTTCCTAAGACTGAACCACAAGTTCAGGATCTTGCACCTCGCTTTGAGAGAAAACCTGAATTCACTAATGAATTCTTGAGACCTGGTTATCTTGGGGGTTTCCATGGCGACATAAAGCTGTCGGCTTCTGCTTGTTATGAAATGAAGCTGCCACCCATGTCTTTTGGATCCTTTGGACTGAATGCAAGCCGGAATGAGTCAAATCAAGTGGCTTCTATTGCTCAGGTTGTCCcagaattcccaattacaatgcCAATGAATATGCATCGACCTGGAAACTTGCCATTGACCAGCTTCGGTTTTAACAATCATGGAAGGCCAATTGGTCCGGTTCAGTCTTACCTTGGGATGCGGCAGCCTAAGGAGACTGACACAAGATTCCTCAGGCCTAAAGAGGAGCAGAAAGATGATGCTGTTTATGATACTTGTCTGCCCATGAGCAATCTTGCAAATACATCGACTTCGGTATATCGTCAGATGATGGGAGGTTTTCCATTGTGA